The nucleotide sequence AAGTTCATCCGGAATTCTCCAACCATCATCTCTAACAACTAATCCCATCGGGTCACCTCTTCTCATTCTCACGTGACCCATTCCCTAATATCTATTCAATGAGAAAGCTACTATTTATTCCTTTCGGGATAGGCTCTTAGCATTGAGCATATTCTTCAAAACGATTCATGGGCAAGGGATGTGCAGGGAAAATTAACGAGTATGAATCAATGGACAAACGCAATGATGTACGCGTATGATAAAATATTGGAGAAGCTGTACAGAACTGACAGAGCCTCATTTAATGGAGCAGTAAGTGGTCACAATAATTTTAGAGGGTATGGCTATTGGGATGATGGAGAGTTTATTGCACTGGAAGATAAAATAAAAGAATATCGCGCAAGAAAGTAAAGAAGAATAAAGAACTGAAACCATCCACTTTTTATTCTCCTTTTTTCTTCTAAAAGCAATGGACACATCGTGGATAAAAACAAAAGGAAGAACATTCGACCCCATTCAATTAAAAGTCGCGTATCAAAAAAATTTCAATCAAACAGCAAAACAGGAGTATGCAGGTCAATCCCCCAACATCTTCGTGGGCAGGTTTGGCTATCCAAACATCAATGTTGGCTTTCTTAATACAGAACAGTATACAGAGCATGATGAACAAATCGCTTGGGGAAAAACCAACAAGCAAATCCCCGAAATCATAAAGTTGAGAACACAGCTCATCAATTCTTCATTCAAAACAACAATTCATTCATTTAATGAAAAATTATTAGGGATGGCGCAAGAAATAAGCCAGGCGGCAAAACCAGTGGAGATGGAAATCAATCTGGAAAAAAAACCGTTTTTCTCACTGAACATGAATCAGGAAGCTGCGCCGCATGGCCCAAATACAAAACTAAAGCGTGCGCAGCTCACGGAAAATCCAAAGATCCCTGTGCATATTGACAAAGCAGTATCAGACAATGATTTGAAAGCAGCAGATGCGCTGACTTATCTCACGAAAAAAGGATATGATGAACATGCACTAACAAAACTCTTGACAGTAGGAAATCTCGGTATAAAAAAGCAGAGAAAGCTCGTTCCAACGAGGTGGGGAATTACCGCAGTGCATTCCACAATAGGCAACAATATAGTTAAAGAAGTAAAATACCATGAGCAAGATCAATATGCTGCGTATTTTGGAAGCTACTTGGGAAATTATTATTTGCTCCTCACCTTTCCAGAAGTTTGGCAATATGAATTGTTTGAAACAATCATCAGTGAAAATATGCACTTCTCCACGAATTACGAACCATATGAAGGAAGAAAAGAATATGCGCATGAAACAGCAGGAGGTTTCTACACAGTACGTCTTGCCTGTCTCGAACAATTGCAAAAAAGAAGACGCCAGGCTTCTGTTCTTGCGTTGCGATTTATCAATCCAAAAGAATATGTTGCGCCGCTGGGTGTTTGGGTCACGCTTGAAGCAACAAGACGCGCGATACAAGCACAACCAATCGTTTTCTCGTCAAAAGAATTACTCCTCAATTACACGCAAATTTTTGTCAAGAAGAAATTTGGTTTAGATGTTACCCCAATCCTACAAAAAAGCATCCTTTTACAAAACATAAAGATGCAAAAAAAGTTGACAGAATTTTAATCATAGTTGAGAACACAAATAATTAACATTATAACATGTTCTCAACTATTCCATCAAGAACATTTTCTCATTAATTATTTATGTTCTTGATTTTAGTTCAATATTTTTCTAAATTTTTCGCTTCTCCAATGTTTATAATCGCGATGAAGAAGATGCAGCAATTCAAGCAATTTTTTTGAATTTTTGAGCGCGAGACAATGATGTCTGATAAAATGTTTATCGTATCCAGAAATTTTCTGTAATTTTTCTTGAAGCTGCGCAAGAAAATCTTTGTCAAATTCAGGGAGATGCTGGAGTACAAAGCCGATAGTTTCATGATGAAGAAGCAGTTGAAGAACATCATCAAGAACAGTTTCATTGCCGAGCTTTGCAAGTGCGATAATTGCGTAATTTTTTGTAAGAAGTTCTTGTTGATCAAGGATCTCAAGAACGCGTTTCGTAAAGCTTTTGTCTTTAATTTGTCCAATAACATGAAGTGCTTCTTGTTGCATTTCCTTTGAGCCAGAAAGCATGTCTAAAAGAATGGGTTGGACAGTGATTCTATTTTTCTTCCAAAAAAGTTGACATGCGCGAGAACGAATTTTAGGATTAGTATGTTCTAGCAATTTTTCAAACTCTTGAAGCGGATCTTCTCCATCTTTACTAAACGATTCAAGTTTTTGCGCTTTGTGATCATTGCTGTCCACTTTCAAAAATTTTCTATAAACATCTTCTAAGCCAAGAAGTCCTGCGTTCATTTGATCAACAGATATTTTGTATTGTCGCAGTGCTTGCGCAACGCGGACAAGAAGTTGTTTGGAGTCAATAGAAGTGTATAAACGGATGCTGTGGGTCTGCCCTTCACTCTCAAGAACAGTATAATCAAGGAAGAGATGCTGTTTCTGCAGATTGTAAAGAACTTTGTTGATATTTTTTCCAGTGCAAACAATATCGAGGACATTGGTGTCTCTATACACTTGCTTGAGTTTTTTGACAGAGCCGTCAAAAAGAAGTTTTCCTTCATTAATAATAAGAAGCCGCTTGCAGATTTTTTCCACTTCTTGAAGTTGGTGATCAGTGTAAATAATCGTCGTTCCTTTGTCGTTGAGTTCTTTCAGGATGGAGCGAATTTCATCTTTCGCGTAGGTGTCAAGACCAAGAAGCGGCTCGTCAAGGAAAAGGATTTTTGGATTTTTGAGCAGCGCGACAGCAAGAGAGTATTTTGCGAGCATGCCTGTGCTCAGACGCCAGACATCGTTGGTGCGTTTGTCTTCAAGTTTGAACTTTTTTAAAAGATAGTCAATGCGCGGTTTTGCTTCAGCGTCTGGAATGCCGATAAATGAAGCGGCAAGCGCCATGTTCTTTTCAAGAGACGCCCAGCCAATACCAGAATAATCTTGACTGAACATCCAGGAAATTTCCTCTTTAATTTTCTCCTGATCTCGTTCAATGTCGTTGCCATAAATTTGCACTTTTCCTGAGGTTTTTCCCATGTTTGTGGTGAGGATGCGCATAAGGGTGCTTTTTCCCGCGCCATTAACGCCGATAAGGCCGACAAAATCTCCTGTATGGACATCAAAGCTGATGCCAGAGAGTGCTTTTGTAAGCAGCTTCCCTCGAAAAAATACTTTGTATTGGTAATAATCTTTTTTAAGATCGCGCACAGTGATAATAGGACGTTTCCCTTGCTTTGCCATTAAAACCACCGTCCTTCAATCTTCGCTCTGCGAATACCGTAGTAAAAGAGATAGAATCCTGCAAGGAAAATCAAGAGGTTGACAATAAGACCGCTCAAAATGAGAACAAGGATTTCTTTTTGATAATAAACATGATTGAGAAAAAGAGTTTCTCTCCAGATTAAAATGATGTATGCGCTAGGCAATATTTTTGGGAGAAAGACAAGAAATCTTGGAAGAAATGTGGTTGGAAAGTATTGACCAGAGAAAAATCTGTTAAGCTGTTCCATAAAAAAGCTGACAGGATTTCCTTGTTTCAAAAACAGTGTTGCGCCGACTGTCATGAGTTGAAATCCTAAATTACCAACAATAAAAATTCCTAACGCGAGAAGCAAGGTGATCCAGTTTTCAAGTCCAAAATACAGCAGGCTTTCTGTTGCGCTAAACTGCACAAGCAGGCTGTACACAATAATCATTGGAATAAAGATAGTAAATATGTCGAAGAGAAGCATGGTAAGAAAATTAATAAGAAAATATTCCCCTATGTGCATGTTCGATAAATAGACGAGTTTGAAAAGACCGCTCTGGCTGTCTTCGTGGAATTTATCAGTAAAACTTGCGCCGACTCCATCGACGAAATAAATTGCGACACTTCCGATAAGGATGAAAGGCATGTATCCGATTCCTTCATAGCCAAGTGTGGAGGGGTCAATAATTTTCGCGAGAAAGAACCACATAAGCACTTCTAAGCAGGTGTTCATCACATTAATGAGAATGTTCACTTTAAACGTGCAGAACTCTTGCCAGCGACAGATAAAGTTAGTTTGTAATTTTCGGAAAAACGGAAACATGTTTTTTTTTGCGTTCTTAGTGCTTAAAAAACTTGCGGTGTGTTTGTGCTTGGTCGGTAACGAAAGTAACAGCGCCCGAGGGAAAATAAATCAAGAAAACAAAACATTTATATAGCTTATACACTAAAAAAAGCATCATGTCTAAAGCAACAGAAGAGAGTTTGCGAGCGTCGCGGCTCAAGCGTCAGCAAAAAAAAGAAGAAAATGAAAATAAGAGATCTTCGTTTGGTGGATTTGGCAAAGGTTCAACAAGCGGAAGTACGTATCATAAATCAGGATTAAAAAAACGCAGTGATTATGGCTCAAATTCATATGAGTAACTAAAAAGCACAATCATGATCTCATCATGAAATAAAGAGGTGGAAATACATGGCATTAAAAAACAGAACAGCAGCAGATGCGGTAAATAATGAAAGAGTGTATGGGACTGCGAAAGCACGATCTGCACTGGTCGATGCAAATCAGGCAGCAAGAGGACAAGGTCGTGGAAAAATGCAGCAGGGAATGACAGTTGATGGTCGAAAGACAGGCATAGTGCGCCGAAAATAAAAAAGGTGAAAACATGACAGGAGCAAGTAAAAGAGACCAAGGAGATAAAAATAATAAAATAATTTTAGACGCACGGAATAAAAGACAAGAAGCAGGGCAACGTCCATCAGGTCCAGGAACTTCAACAAACACGCGACCAAACACAGGCTTAAAAAGAAGAAGTGAGTAAACACTTCCTCATGCCTACATAATCATAGCAGTCAAGGAGGTTATACACATGGTAAACATTGGATCAGATCGAAAAGACTCGATGCGAAAAGATAAAAACGAAGCAAAAATCAAAGCAATCCGTGATGCAAAAGAAGCGAAGCGAGACGCGGGCGTAGCAGCAAACCCGAAAACACAAGGAAGACTTGGGACAGGACACATTAAAAGAGCATAATCTCTTTTTACTATCTTTAACAAAATGGCTGCTTCACGACGAGAAAAATATGCTCCCGCAGAGATAAGTGCAGATCGCGCTGCGACGCAGCGAGAGCGCAATGAAGCGAGGAATACAGGAAAAGGAGTTTCATTTTTACGATCAAGATTAAAAAAAGCAACAGATCGTGCGAGAGAATAAAAAACGAGGTGTATGAAATGGGAGTAACAAACAAATCTAAAGGTTCAAATACTGAAGGATCACATGCAAAAACAATGGCAACTCGAAAAGGAAGCGGTGGCTTTAAAGCAGGATTAAAAGTCCGTGGCGGTTCCGGTTCCACCACAGGATTATCCACATCCAAAAAAAATTAATTTTCTTTCTTTTTTTATAGTTGTTTGTGCGATTTATCTTATTCTATATCCCTAATGTTGTTCATCATAAAAAAAACAACGCCAAGCAACAAACACGCACCAGTAAACTCTAAATGTCAGGGGGACCCATCTCACCCAAGTGAGATGGGGTCTTTTTAAGAAGTGAAAGAATATGTAGAAATGTTTATACAATATCTTTCAAATAAAGAAAATCAAATTCTCGTCCGCATTTCTTTTCTGCGTTTTTCAAGCCATTTGTAGACAACAGCATGCGGCGCTCCTTGAAGCAATGATTCCATTGCGCGTTTGCAAATGCTGACGTTTTCTGTTTCACCGATAATGCCGATGCTTTTCCCATAAACACAAATGTTTGTCTGGGTAAGCTCTTCAATCACGACCCGTGCTTTTCCCTCTTTCCCTATAATGCGTCCCTTAATACGGAGAAGATGGTTTTCTTTGACATATCGTGTAATGTCAATGAGCTCAAACACGTAATCTGATTTAAGGAGAAGGAGTGCGATTTCCGGATTAAAGCCACGACCGATTGCGCGAATAATGTCTCTGCTCACATACAGTTGAAGTGCGTCGCTTCCTTGGATAGTAACATCCCCTTCTTGTGAATCAATGCTTAAATCAACATGCATTTCAGTTTCTACTTTACTTTTGGTTTCCCCTTTTTTGCCAATAAGAACAGCAATACGTTCTTTTGGTATTTTAACATCGTAGGAAAATTCAGCCATAACAGAGAAGAAGCAAAGCCCCTTTTTAAATGTTGATCTTGGCAGACCAAAAATGGGTGAAAAGTGACTGTAACCTATATATAATAGAACTGCTTCAGAAATCCCATGAAACTCAGGAACGTTCTTGTTGTTCATAAGATGGGATATAGTGCAATAGAGAAGCAGACTGTTGATGCAGTGATGGAACTCCTGAGAAAAAAGAAAATTCTTCATCGCTCCATCTCTCGCCTGGAAGTGAATCACGAAATAGTGAAAGGAAGAGACCTTATCATTATTGTGGGAGGGGATGGGACGTTTCTAAAAACAGCGCAGTTCACAACAGGCAACATTCCGTTTCTTTGCATTAACGCGGATCCACAAAATACAGAAGGATTTTTTTCAGGCGCAACAAAAAAAACATGCGCAGCAAAAGTGGAAAGCATTTTGAAAGGAAAAATAAAATCAAAAAAATTCTGGCGTTTAATCGCAAAAATAAATGGAATAGAAATAGAGCCATGTTTGAACGAATACTATATAGGCCAGCAGAAGCCATACGACGTTTCCCGTTATCTCATCCAAACAGGGAAAAAAAGTGAAGAACAAAAGAGTAGCGGTGTTTTGATCTGCACTGCGGCAGGTTCAACTGCGTGGTGTAGAGGAGCTGGTGGAAACGTTTTGAAGCCAGAAAAAAAAGTATTCCAATTTGTCGTGCGGGAGCCGTATGTGGGAACATTGCTGAAAACAAAAATAACAAAAGGAATTCTCAAAGAAAAAGAGATGATCAAGATAACGGCAAAAACAGATGGGATGATCATTGTGCCAGATGCGGTGGGAAAGGAGCATCTCTTCCAAAGAAATGCTGTTGTGGAAATAAGTCTTGCGAAAAGTCCGATTCTTCTATTCAAATAGCAAAAATTCTATATATTCTTTAAGGAGCTGAAATCAAAAACCTTAAAAGCATGAGCGATCTTCGTTTTTCCATGAAAAACATTGGCGCGTATTTTATTCTCAATGAGATGCATTCTAAGAACGGGATTATTACAGATGCGAACAATGCGATTGGTGCGGGAATACGGGTAATTCATTACAGTGAAAAAAAACTTCGCAAGAGAGAAGTGTTGGAAAATGCGTATATTCTTTCCGCGTTATGCAAAAAAAATAATGTGCTTTTTATTATTGAAGACTATCCAGACATCGCGACATTAGTCAGCGCGGATGGCGTTCACTTAACACAGGAATTTAACATTGATCATGTTCGCAAAATAATTGGTCCTGAGAAGCTTATTGGCGTTAATTTCACTTCACTAAGAGAAGCGGTGTATGCAGAAGAAAAAGGTGCGGATTATATCGGTGTTGATACAAGAGTGGCACCGCAGCTCACGGTAAAAGGAGCAGTAGGTTCTATGAAAAAAATGCGGGATCTCTTGACTGTCCCTATTGTTGCGCTTGGCGCGTTTACGTTGGAGCAGACACAGGAGTTGCTTGTTGCGGGTATAGATGGTGTAGGCATGATGCCGTTGCTTTCTGATGAGGGTGGCATTGAGCAGTATGTCAAGCAAGTCCTTGCAATTCAGGATGCAAGAAGAACATTTTAATCTTCGATTTTCACCAAAGCATTGTCACAGCGACCGCTCACCATCAGTCACTAGACCGATAGCATTCTCGCCCTTCAGGCTCCGGGCGGTCGCTGGGACTATTACAGTTTTCTGCTGTGCAGTATCCAAACGACTAATCATCGCTTCGCTCAAGACTGGTGGAAAACTGAAATATTCTAATGAAACGTTTATAAAACAAGAAAGACTCCTTCATCATGGTGTAATTGATGAAGCTTCGTTTACGATATTATAATTCTCTCGCAGTGTTGGAAAAAGAATATGAAAGTATTGGCTGCGATCCCGCGGGAATTAAAATCATGAACAAGAAGGGAATATTTCTTACCTTAAAAGTGGAAGCCCTGCAACTCAGAGCAGCAATAATTCTCAAGCAGGAAATGATGGCGATTGGGGGAGAAGTAGTGGTGAGTAGAGACGTCATGACGCTCAAGCCAGAGAAAACAGATGTCCTCATGTTAGGAACAGAGAAGCAATGTCAAAAGCTAGTCATGAAGCTCTACCAACAACCGTTTGGTTGCAAAGAGCTTGCAGAGCAGCTCAAAAATCTGCTTGAAAAAAAGCTCTACGCAGAACCTGGCATGTGGAAAATAGAAAATTCTTTGCTTGACTTCACAAAGCCAATAATCATGGGGATTATAAACATCACGCCAGACTCTTTTTCAGATGGCGGAAAATTTCTTAAGCCAGAGATAGCGATAGAACAGGCAAAACAGCTTATTGCAGAGGGTGCAGACATCCTTGATTTAGGCGCGGAAAGTTCCAGGCCAGGAAGCGACCCTGTTTCAGGAGAAGAAGAGCTGAAAAGATTGCTTCCTGTGCTTCAGGCATTAAAAAATGACAACTCCATAAAGATCCCGATCTCTATTGATACCTACAAACCAGAAGTAGCGAAAATATGTTTAGAGAATGGTGCGCACATCATCAATGACATTACGGGCATGCAAAATCCTGCAATGCGAAAAGTAGTCGCAGAAAAAAATGTTCCAGTCATTATGATGCACATGCAAGGCACACCAAAAACAATGCAGGAAAATCCACAGTACAACGATGTGGTGGATGACATTATCTCTTTTTTTGAGCAACAAATTGCCGTATGCGAACAAGAAGGAATAACACAAATAATCTGTGATCCGGGAATAGGGTTCGGAAAAACAGTGGAGCACAATCTCCAAATCCTGAATCGACTGAAAGAATTCAAGATGCTTGGAAAACCGCTGCTCATAGGAACATCAAGAAAATCGTTTATCAACAAAACAATTGGCGGTACGCCAGAGGATCGCGTAGAAGGAACAATCGCGAGCAATGTTGTCGCGAGAATGAACGGTGCGCACATCTTTCGTGTGCATGATGTCAAAGCGTGCAGGCGTGCATTAGAGCTCACAAATCTCATTCAGAATGGAGAAAAAAAATAATGATTGGAAAGATAACACTCAAAGGACTGAAGTATCAAATAAAAATAGGCGTTACAGAAGAGGAACGCAAACAACCACAACCTGTGCTCATCGATCTTCAGTTGTACCTTGACATCACAAAAGCAGTGGCAACAGAAGACATTGAAGAAACAGTAAACTATAGTGCTGTACAAAAAAAAGTAAACGTATTTCTAGAAAACAAGGAATATGTTTTAGTGGAAAAAGTAAGTGCTGATCTTGTCAATCTACTTCTTTCTGAATTTGAAAAAATCAAAGCAGTCAAATGCACCTGTTGGAAGCCAGAAGCGCTGAAAGACGCGGAAAATGTGGGTGTTACTGTTGTCAGAAAAAGAAAGTAATATATTTATTGGTTTGGGAACAAATCTTGGGAATAAGGAAGAAAATCTAAAACATGCTATTGAGGAAATAGAAAAAGTTGCAGAAGTTCTTGTCTGCTCACCAATATATGAAACAGAACCTATCGGGTTTGCGAACCAGCCGTTAGTCAACAGCGACCGACCACCATCGGTCAATAGACCGATGGCATGCTCACTTCGCTCGGGTCGGTCGCTGGGACTACTAAAGTTTTCCACCAGCGTAATTTTCGTACCACTGGTGTCGCTTCGCCCACACCAGTGGAAAACTTCAGTATTTTATAATCAAGTGCTAGAAATACGCACTGCATTAAATCCAGAAGCGCTTCTTGTTGCGCTAAAAGATATTGAAAAAAAATTGGGCAGAGTTCCCACAATCAGAAATGGGCCAAGAAGTATTGACTGTGATATCTTGTATCACAAAAACAGAATTGTAGAAACAGAAACACTGGTAATCCCGCATCCTCGGGCGGCAGAACGTGCGTTTGTTCTTATGCCATTGCAGGATATTGCACCAGAATTTGTGGATCCTGTACAAAAAAAAACAATTCATGAATTAGTGGAAAAGCTTCCAGAAGAAGAGAAGAGGAAAGTTAGGAAATTGTGCAAACGTGGGTGAAAAATTCAGGAGTATGAGAAGAATGTTCTTGGTAATCATCATATGTTGAAATAGTGCTAAACCCTACTTCATGAAGTAATGCTTTGAGTTCTCCTGTTTTGAAAGGATAAAGAGTAAGTCTCACACTTTCATGAGTCCTCCTATCTTTATACTCCATAACTATTTCTTCATAAGTGATGGAAACAGGGTACGCGTCAATCTCTTCTCTTCCGCAGTACACAACAGTGCCAGACCAACGATAATTTCTTCCAGAATGATCAGAAAGAAAAAGTGCTGGATAGTTTCTTTCATCAATAATCAGTTTCCCTTCTGGCGTAAGTGCTTCTCTAAAACTTCGAAGTGCGGAAAGCTGTTCTTCTCGATCAAACAACAACGTGAGTGAATTCCCTAAACAAGTAATAGCGTCAAAAGAAGAAGGGTAGAGAGAACCAATTTCTTCCCAAGAATGTGCTGTTGTGCTAAGTGGAACTCCGTAACGGAGAGCTTCTTGCTCAGCCAGTTGCCTATAATGGGGATCTATTTCGTTGGAAACAAGATGTTCAATGCCTGCGAAGCGAAGACCAAGGCTCGTTGCTCCAGAGCCAAGTGCTGCGTCAAAAATATGTGGATTTTCATAGTCCTTCAGCTGTTCAAGTAAGAAAGGAATCTCTTTCTTGCGTCTTTCTTCAAAATTGACAAACCTTATCCACATGGTGTACATATTCATTACTACTCATGGATGCTACTGGTGTATAAGAAACATTCTCCACATTTTGTGAACAAAAGGAAATATTTAAAAAGTAAAACATCCTTTTGGCTAGTAAATGGGTAAAAAAAAGGATTTAAAGAGAAAAGCAGACAAAATATTGGATGTAAAAGACAAGAAGATACTTTTTGAGTTAGATTTTAACGCAAGAATGTCATATGCGCAATTAGGAAGAAAAGTTGGTTTAAGCAAGCAGGGAGCAGAATACAAGGTAACTAAACTCGTAAGCAGAGGCATTATCAAAGGATTTTATCCTGTAATCAATGTTCCAAAAATGGGCTATCTTTATTGTCGTCTTCTTGTCACGCTTCAGAATTTGACAAAAGAGAAGAGAGAAGAATTTCTATTGTATCTCAAAAATCACAAGAAAGTATTTTGGTTGTTAGAGATGCATGGGCAGTGGGATGTTCTTATTGTTATATGGGCAAGATCTATAACAGACTTCAAATCATTTAATGAAGAAATTATTGGTAAGTATGGTTCACATATCAAGAGAAAGATAGAGACGGTTGCAACAGACGTTATTCATCTTCAGCATCGTTATTTGCTTGAAAAGATGCAAACAAAAGAGATTCATATAAGGGAAACACAGGAGAGGGTAAATGTAGATGCTCTCGATAAAAAAATACTCTCCCATCTCTCTAGCGATGCGAGAATGTCCTTGATAAAGCTTGGAAAAATATGTCATATTTCAGCAAAAGTTATTGCGTATAGAATAAGAAGAATGGAAAAGGTAAAAATAATAGAGGGATATAGGCCTATTATTGATCATAGTAGATTGGGATTCACGTACTATAAACTGTTTATCACATTGAATAACATTTCAAAAGAAGGATTGCAAAAAGTAAAAGCATATTTGAAAGGAAGTAAGCGCTGTGTCTATCTTGTGGAAGGAATTGGACTTCCAGCAGACCTTGACGTTGAACTCATGGTTGAGTCTAATCAGCAACTATTTTCATTAATGGAAGAGCTTCGTTTTTCGTTTCCTTCACTCATTGGCGAGTATCAAACAGTGATGTTCTTAGATACCTTGAAAGTAAAATATTTTCCAGAATAATCTTCGTCCCCACCTCGCAATACTCCTAAAACTATATATAGAAAGGCACTTCTAAAAAAGGATAATGTTTATCGGTGTTCCGAAGGAAATAAAAAACAGTGAAAACAGAGTGGGTTGTACGCCTGAAGGAGTGAAAAAGCTCGTTTCTCAGAAGAATAAAGTGTGGGTTGAAGCAGGTGCAGGCCTTGGCAGCGGTTTCGATGATTATGAATACAAAAAAGCAGGCGCACAGATTGTTTCAACAGATGATGTCTGGCGTGCAGAACTCATAGTAAAAGTAAAAGAGCCGTTGCTCATGGAGTATCATCTGCTCAAAGAAAATCAAATTCTCTTTACCTATCTTCATCTTGCTGGTGGTGACCAAGATCTTACAAGAGAGCTATTGCGAAGAAAAATGACTGCGATCGCGTATGAAACAGTGGAAAACAAAAAGGGAGAACTTCCACTTCTCAAGCCAATGAGTGCAATTGCAGGAAAAATGGCAGTCCAAATAGGAACTGAGTATCTGGCAAAATTCAAAGGAGGACGTG is from Candidatus Woesearchaeota archaeon and encodes:
- a CDS encoding ATP-binding cassette domain-containing protein, translating into MAKQGKRPIITVRDLKKDYYQYKVFFRGKLLTKALSGISFDVHTGDFVGLIGVNGAGKSTLMRILTTNMGKTSGKVQIYGNDIERDQEKIKEEISWMFSQDYSGIGWASLEKNMALAASFIGIPDAEAKPRIDYLLKKFKLEDKRTNDVWRLSTGMLAKYSLAVALLKNPKILFLDEPLLGLDTYAKDEIRSILKELNDKGTTIIYTDHQLQEVEKICKRLLIINEGKLLFDGSVKKLKQVYRDTNVLDIVCTGKNINKVLYNLQKQHLFLDYTVLESEGQTHSIRLYTSIDSKQLLVRVAQALRQYKISVDQMNAGLLGLEDVYRKFLKVDSNDHKAQKLESFSKDGEDPLQEFEKLLEHTNPKIRSRACQLFWKKNRITVQPILLDMLSGSKEMQQEALHVIGQIKDKSFTKRVLEILDQQELLTKNYAIIALAKLGNETVLDDVLQLLLHHETIGFVLQHLPEFDKDFLAQLQEKLQKISGYDKHFIRHHCLALKNSKKLLELLHLLHRDYKHWRSEKFRKILN
- a CDS encoding RNA-processing protein (similar to yeast Dim2p protein that is essential for 40S ribosomal subunit; structural studies show binding to 3' end of 16S rRNA in complex with archaeal IF2 alpha); translation: MAEFSYDVKIPKERIAVLIGKKGETKSKVETEMHVDLSIDSQEGDVTIQGSDALQLYVSRDIIRAIGRGFNPEIALLLLKSDYVFELIDITRYVKENHLLRIKGRIIGKEGKARVVIEELTQTNICVYGKSIGIIGETENVSICKRAMESLLQGAPHAVVYKWLEKRRKEMRTRI
- a CDS encoding NAD(+)/NADH kinase, whose amino-acid sequence is MKLRNVLVVHKMGYSAIEKQTVDAVMELLRKKKILHRSISRLEVNHEIVKGRDLIIIVGGDGTFLKTAQFTTGNIPFLCINADPQNTEGFFSGATKKTCAAKVESILKGKIKSKKFWRLIAKINGIEIEPCLNEYYIGQQKPYDVSRYLIQTGKKSEEQKSSGVLICTAAGSTAWCRGAGGNVLKPEKKVFQFVVREPYVGTLLKTKITKGILKEKEMIKITAKTDGMIIVPDAVGKEHLFQRNAVVEISLAKSPILLFK
- a CDS encoding thiamine phosphate synthase, which produces MKNIGAYFILNEMHSKNGIITDANNAIGAGIRVIHYSEKKLRKREVLENAYILSALCKKNNVLFIIEDYPDIATLVSADGVHLTQEFNIDHVRKIIGPEKLIGVNFTSLREAVYAEEKGADYIGVDTRVAPQLTVKGAVGSMKKMRDLLTVPIVALGAFTLEQTQELLVAGIDGVGMMPLLSDEGGIEQYVKQVLAIQDARRTF
- the folP gene encoding dihydropteroate synthase; translated protein: MKLRLRYYNSLAVLEKEYESIGCDPAGIKIMNKKGIFLTLKVEALQLRAAIILKQEMMAIGGEVVVSRDVMTLKPEKTDVLMLGTEKQCQKLVMKLYQQPFGCKELAEQLKNLLEKKLYAEPGMWKIENSLLDFTKPIIMGIINITPDSFSDGGKFLKPEIAIEQAKQLIAEGADILDLGAESSRPGSDPVSGEEELKRLLPVLQALKNDNSIKIPISIDTYKPEVAKICLENGAHIINDITGMQNPAMRKVVAEKNVPVIMMHMQGTPKTMQENPQYNDVVDDIISFFEQQIAVCEQEGITQIICDPGIGFGKTVEHNLQILNRLKEFKMLGKPLLIGTSRKSFINKTIGGTPEDRVEGTIASNVVARMNGAHIFRVHDVKACRRALELTNLIQNGEKK
- the folB gene encoding dihydroneopterin aldolase; this translates as MIGKITLKGLKYQIKIGVTEEERKQPQPVLIDLQLYLDITKAVATEDIEETVNYSAVQKKVNVFLENKEYVLVEKVSADLVNLLLSEFEKIKAVKCTCWKPEALKDAENVGVTVVRKRK
- the folK gene encoding 2-amino-4-hydroxy-6-hydroxymethyldihydropteridine diphosphokinase, giving the protein MSEKESNIFIGLGTNLGNKEENLKHAIEEIEKVAEVLVCSPIYETEPIGFANQPLVNSDRPPSVNRPMACSLRSGRSLGLLKFSTSVIFVPLVSLRPHQWKTSVFYNQVLEIRTALNPEALLVALKDIEKKLGRVPTIRNGPRSIDCDILYHKNRIVETETLVIPHPRAAERAFVLMPLQDIAPEFVDPVQKKTIHELVEKLPEEEKRKVRKLCKRG
- a CDS encoding class I SAM-dependent methyltransferase produces the protein MYTMWIRFVNFEERRKKEIPFLLEQLKDYENPHIFDAALGSGATSLGLRFAGIEHLVSNEIDPHYRQLAEQEALRYGVPLSTTAHSWEEIGSLYPSSFDAITCLGNSLTLLFDREEQLSALRSFREALTPEGKLIIDERNYPALFLSDHSGRNYRWSGTVVYCGREEIDAYPVSITYEEIVMEYKDRRTHESVRLTLYPFKTGELKALLHEVGFSTISTYDDYQEHSSHTPEFFTHVCTIS
- a CDS encoding AsnC family transcriptional regulator, which produces MGKKKDLKRKADKILDVKDKKILFELDFNARMSYAQLGRKVGLSKQGAEYKVTKLVSRGIIKGFYPVINVPKMGYLYCRLLVTLQNLTKEKREEFLLYLKNHKKVFWLLEMHGQWDVLIVIWARSITDFKSFNEEIIGKYGSHIKRKIETVATDVIHLQHRYLLEKMQTKEIHIRETQERVNVDALDKKILSHLSSDARMSLIKLGKICHISAKVIAYRIRRMEKVKIIEGYRPIIDHSRLGFTYYKLFITLNNISKEGLQKVKAYLKGSKRCVYLVEGIGLPADLDVELMVESNQQLFSLMEELRFSFPSLIGEYQTVMFLDTLKVKYFPE